The Brassica oleracea var. oleracea cultivar TO1000 chromosome C7, BOL, whole genome shotgun sequence sequence TACAAGAGCAAGAGGGATCCGTCCTCTTTGAATCTATTTTCATTCTCTAATTACTGAAAAAATGAATATGTATTGACTATTTTGTTCAGACATAATAATCGAAGCATTAAAAGCTATTATCATCATGAAGTGGAATCTCATCCCATACTGCAATTACCAAATGGAAAGTTGGTGATTTTTAACAACTTTTATTAGCTCAAATTTATTGGGCTATTGTATTATATAATTCTGTTGTATAGTTTGTTGGTGGCTTATTGCTAAGAATTTGAACCAAACTGAGTCTAGTTAGTGAGGGGTAGATAGCCTTATTGCACATTGTTGAGTTTAAAAAGTATAAAATCTAGTTATACCCAACGGCGTTTGATGTCACATATGGATTCAAATATGTTAATCATGTGGCTTTCAAATAATCCTGCTCGGGCGTATTGATTATGATTACATCACTAACAACGACCAGATTCCAAATCTTTCAAATTTATTATTTCAAAAGAATTGCAGTAAGTTTTGAAAATCTAAAAAAAAAAATTCTCGGTAATAATTTCGAATAGGATATATATTCGAAAATATGCAACAAAATCTTTTCTAGAGCTGATAAATACCACGCTCAAAACAAAAAAACTTTCACAGGTAACTAACAGACAAATACAATTCAAGATGACATTCAAAATTTCAAAATGAGCCAAAAATTAACGAAATAAAGGAAACAAAGTGTTATAACATTAAGATGAAAGAGAGACATGAAAAAAGATCTCAGCTCTGCTCTTGGGCTTCTGCAGCCTCCTTCTCCTCATTGGCTGCAGCCATTAATTCATCAAACTTCTCAGACTTGGCGAGCGTTATCTCAATCTACAAGTCATTAACCCGGACAAGTTAGCTAACAGCAGTTTCCCAGAAGAACATTAATGGAATTGAAGCTTGATTTTTTTACCTTGGCTTTCTGCACAGGACGTCCCCTTGAATCATCCTTGATATCCACAGTCGAAGTCATGATCTCTGTAACAAGAAACAATCTCAAAATCAGCAAACATTACTCACAAAATCTTGGAAAACATCTTGTAACATTTTTTCATTCAAGGTTGAGAAGAATCTTCTTACTCTTTTCAACGGCAAAACCATTGTTCTTCAGTATCTCAGCGACAGTAACAACCGTAGCAATAGCTGCACAATTAAAAGCTTGATGAGAAACCAGAATGAATCTCTAAAAAATAAAAGAAGGGTAAAGATGAAGATTCTACATCTCATGACAATAAATGTTTGAACTCCTATTGTAGAAGGAAATCTTGAATTTAATAAACTCAGTTACACATACATTATATATTCTGATACGTATTTAAAGAGAGAAGCAAATAACAGTACCCATTCCAAGTGCAGACAACTCGACATCTGAGTACTGCTGCATGTACCTCTGCGACAACAACATAAACATGTTTCACCAAACATTCACCAATCCAACATATAAGAGATAAGAGTCACATAACTAGACGGAGCACCATCAATAATCCATTCAAACAGTTTCAAATGTAACCATTTACAGAATTAACTCATAACGTCTGTACAAAAATCACAACACGGACTGCAACAGAACACAACCATATTGTGTATAAAGGCGGTACATTTAGACGAAATAGAATATTATATATAAATAGGTAGAATCCATAGCTTTCAAGCTTAAACATAATTTCTCAGAAAACGATTTTGTACCTTGGCGAGATTGACGTAGAAGAACAACGGTTTCTTGGTGTGGGAAACCTGAATCCGACTCTTCTTCTGGGTATCAACGCCCAGGCTCATGCTGTTGACTCCTTCCGTGATCCCTTCCATTGAAACTAACTTCAACAAAAACTTCTCCTTTCTCAGAAACGATGAAAATTGATTGAAAGAGACGATGAAGGCTTGTCCGCGAGGAACCAAACCCTAACTCGATAACCTAACCGACGCCGTTAGAATATATTTTAATGGGCCAAGTTTCAGCCCAATAGGCCCATTAAATAATTAGATATATTTCGAGAAAATTAAATCGCCAATCGGAGAAGCCATGCCCTTGTTCAAGGCGCCGTTTCACGGCTTCTCAGTGAAATTCACCGAGTCATCATTCGACCACACCATGAACCAATAGTTTAACTAGTTTTAAAATGTAACTAGATCTTGACCCGCGCCCCCGCGCGGGTGTTGGATTTAACTTGCGTTCAACGTAAATTTATAAACCATTTTTTATAAAATGTCCATTTATATTTTTGTGTTTTGTAAAATATATTTAGAGTAGAATATATTATATTATAATATAGATGTTTGATAATAATTTTTTATCTGTACGTAATATTATATTTATAATTTTATAACTTGATGCAATTTGATGTAATTGTAATATTCATATATTAACCTATTGATTTTTTNNNNNNNNNNNNNNNNNNNNNNNNNNNNNNNNNNNNNNNNNNNNNNNNNNNNNNNNNNNNNNNNNNNNNNNNNNNNNNNNNNNNNNNNNNNNNNNNNNNNNNNNNNNNNNNNNNNNNNNNNNNNNNNNNNNNNNNNNNNNNNNNNNNNNNNNNNNNNNNNNNNNNNNNNNNNNNNNNNNNNNNNNNNNNNNNNNNNNNNNNNNNNNNNNNNNNNNNNNNNNNNNNNNNNNNNNNNNNNNNNNNNNNNNNNNNNNNNNNNNNNNNNNNNNNNNNNNNNNNNNNNNNNNNNNNNNNNNNNNNNNNNNNNNNNNNNNNNNNNNNNNNNNNNNNNNNNNNNNNNNNNNNNNNNNNNNNNNNNNNNNNNNNNNNNNNNNNNNNNNNNNNNNNNNNNNNNNNNNNNNNNNNNNNNNNNNNNNNNNNNNNNNNNNNNNNNNNNNNNNNNNNNNNNNNNNNNNNNNNNNNNNNNNNNNNNNNNNNNNNNNNNNNNNNNNNNNNNNNNNNNNNNNNNNNNNNNNNNNNNNNNNNNNNNNNNNNNNNNNNNNNNNNNNNNNNNNNNNNNNNNNNNNNNNNNNNNNNNNNNNNNNNNNNNNNNNNNNNNNNNNNNNNNNNNNNNNNNNNNNNNNNNNNNNNNNNNNNNNNNNNNNNNNNNNNNNNNNNNNNNNNNNNNNNNNNNNNNNNNNNNNNNNNNNNNNNNNNNNNNNNNNNNNNNNNNNNNNNNNNNNNNNNNNNNNNNNNNNNNNNNNNNNNNNNNNNNNNNNNNNNNNNNNNNNNNNNNNNNNNNNNNNNNNNNNNNNNNNNNNNNNNNNNNNNNNNNNNNNNNNNNNNNNNNNNNNNNNNNNNNNNNNNNNNNNNNNNNNNNNNNNNNNNNNNNNNNNNNNNNNNNNNNNNNNNNNNNNNNNNNNNNNNNNNNNNNNNNNNNNNNNNNNNNNNNNNNNNNNNNNNNNNNNNNNNNNNNNNNNNNNNNNNNNNNNNNNNNNNNNNNNNNNNNNNNNNNNNNNNNNNNNNNNNNNNNNNNNNNNNNNNNNNNNNNNNNNNNNNNNNNNNNNNNNNNNNNNNNNNNNNNNNNNNNNNNNNNNNNNNNNNNNNNNNNNNNNNNNNNNNNNNNNNNNNNNNNNNNNNNNNNNNNNNNNNNNNNNNNNNNNNNNNNNNNNNNNNNNNNNNNNNNNNNNNNNNNNNNNNNNNNNNNNNNNNNNNNNNNNNNNNNNNNNNNNNNNNNNNNNNNNNNNNNNNNNNNNNNNNNNNNNNNNNNNNNNNNNNNNNNNNNNNNNNNNNNNNNNNNNNNNNNNNNNNNNNNNNNNNNNNNNNNNNNNNNNNNNNNNNNNNNNNNNNNNNNNNNNNNNNNNNNNNNNNNNNNNNNNNNNNNNNNNNNNNNNNNNNNNNNNNNNNNNNNNNNNNNNNNNNNNNNNNNNNNNNNNNNNNNNNNNNNNNNNNNNNNNNNNNNNNNNNNNNNNNNNNNNNNNNNNNNNNNNNNNNNNNNNNNNNNNNNNNNNNNNNNNNNNNNNNNNNNNNNNNNNNNNNNNNNNNNNNNNNNNNNNNNNNNNNNNNNNNNNNNNNNNNNNNNNNNNNNNNNNNNNNNNNNNNNNNNNNNNNNNNNNNNNNNNNNNNNNNNNNNNNNNNNNNNNNNNNNNNNNNNNNNNNNNNNNNNNNNNNNNNNNNNNNNNNNNNNNNNNNNNNNNNNNNNNNNNNNNNNNNNNNNNNNNNNNNNNNNNNNNNNNNNNNNNNNNNNNNNNNNNNNNNNNNNNNNNNNNNNNNNNNNNNNNNNNNNNNNNNNNNNNNNNNNNNNNNNNNNNNNNNNNNNNNNNNNNNNNNNNNNNNNNNNNNNNNNNNNNNNNNNNNNNNNNNNNNNNNNNNNNNNNNNNNNNNNNNNNNNNNNNNNNNNNNNNNNNNNNNNNNNNNNNNNNNNNNNNNNNNNNNNNNNNNNNNNNNNNNNNNNNNNNNNNNNNNNNNNNNNNNNNNNNNNNNNNNNNNNNNNNNNNNNNNNNNNNNNNNNNNNNNNNNNNNNNNNNNNNNNNNNNNNNNNNNNNNNNNNNNNNNNNNNNNNNNNNNNNNNNNNNNNNNNNNNNNNNNNNNNNNNNNNNNNNNNNNNNNNNNNNNNNNNNNNNNNNNNNNNNNNNNNNNNNNNNNNNNNNNNNNNNNNNNNNNNNNNNNNNNNNNCAGCAAAAAGAAATAACAATTCATTGTAATTAATTAATTTAAATTTTTGATTTTAAGTGAAGTGACAGATTTGTAAATAAGAAAGAAATGCAATGGCTAAATGTGTAAATAAAACAAAATATTTAATCTACTATCTGTGTTTCCTAACAATTCTCATTTAATCTGTTATCCAAGTTTCCAAACGACAGAATCTGTAAATGAGAAATAAATACAGTGACTAAATATGTAAATAAAATAATTTGCTATCCTTGTTTCCAAACAACTTTCATTTAATCTACTATCTAAGTTTCCAAACAGTACCAAAAGGTACTTCAGTTTTAATCATATAGATTATATATCAAACTGTAACAAGTTAAGAATTAAGTTATATAACAAAAATATATAACAAAAAGGGAATCAATTAATTTTAAATGTCTGATTATCATAAAGAAATTAATTTTAAATGTAAAATAAATAAAAACAAAACATCGTAAACGTAATAATCCGTCAATAACAAAATTAAACTAAAGAAATAAACGAAAGATTATATTTGCTCACATTTCTTGCAAACGTGAGTTGTAATAAGTGCACAGTAAAAACTCTATAAATTAATCATGTTGAAACTATGAAATATTATTAATTTATAGAGTTATTAATTTACAAAAAATGATTTTTCTGGATTTTTATTTTAGAATGTCATTTTATAAAATAAAAATAATAATTGATTTTACCATATATACATTAATTAAATTTTTCAAATTAAACTTTCACGTAATTTTTATTGTATTATTTGGTGCATATAAAATATGTTTTCTAAAATTTAAATGTGGTTTAGATATAATTTTACTAAATATTAACAAAATTTATTTAAGTGTTAAGAAAATATAGAGATAATTTTATTGTGAAATAAATTAAATAGTACGACTGTTTGTTTGTATATATGTAAAATGTATATATACAAAAATTACTAATTTATGATTTTAATGAGATCATATATTTACATAGGATTTTCTAAAATATTTATATCTTATTATTTTATCGATTTGTGTCATATTTTGAACCAAACTAATTCAGGACTAGAGAAATTTATTAATTTATCTAGTATTAATTTATAGAGTTTATATTATATGAATCATTGATGTGCAAGTCTATTTCTCTCTTTTTGTATGGATTCTTTCAAATATTGACTCATTACGCTTACAACTAGATGAAAAATGAAAAATTAGTTTGACAAAAAATTTGCATAGCTAAATTTTACAAAACTAGATTATCACATCCAAAACATTTCTATTATTCATCTGAATATTCATGAATATATATTAGAATACTCTTTAAATAAAAATTTAAATCAAATCCGATTATATATTGGGTCATCCATCTGTTCAACCTATAGCCGGATCCCAAGTTTTAGCAGTTTTTGTGGGTTTTATCAGGTTGTAAATAATTTTTTTAATAAAAATTTCAAAACTGATTACATGCCGGATCACCGGATTTGCCGATTCGACCTCGGATCCGGGTCGGGTTTAAAAACATTAGTCATGCCTCACTGTCGCCAGTGCTCAGAACTTCAGGATCCTCAGAAACGGCGGATCCACATGCTCGAGCTCTCTCCTGGATCTTCCGGAGTCACATAATCTGCCATGTTTGACACATCCGACGGAGTCGTGATTGAGAAAAATATGCCTATTCTTATTCTATGTGCATATTCTTATTCTATTAATAACAACTCCTGTAAATATGAATAGTTTTTAACACTGTATTTTATTAATAATAGCTAAAAATATATTGCATCATAAAAGAATAGATATATAACAGAAATTAATGTTCTTTCCATGGAAATTGAACGAAGACAATTACGAAAAACGAAAATGCTCTCTAGAGAAAAAGCCTAAGCTCCTCAGTTAGGGTGGTTGGCGGCGTTCTCCTTCTCCATTAACGCCGGTCGCCCCTCCCTTTTCGTTTTATTTCTTCGCCTCTCTTACCCTCCTTCTCTCCGCTTCCTTTCTCGGTATTCGGTTTGGATTCGAGTTCGGGTATCCATTTTAATTATGTAATTTTTTTAACAAAAATCCAAATATACTTAATCCTCAAAATCTAAAAATAAAAATAATATAAAACATAAAAGTTTGAATAATGCAAGACTAAATACTTAAATTTACATAAAAATAGTGTGTGAACATATTAAATTATCTACGATAAAGTTAAGAAAATTAATGTATGAACATATTAATTGCTAAATGACTATAAAGCTGACACGTAAGCATTCTAAAGATGAAATGATTGTGTGACTGACACGTGTCAATTTGTGTGTGAACACATTTATTGCAAATGCTTCTCTTTTAATATATAAGAGATGCATATAAATATTATTTCGCCTAATAAATGTACAAATAATTCTTTCAAATAATCTCTTTTAAGTTTTTGTCACGAAAAGAGATTTCAAGTAGAAAAATGACTAAAAGAAATTTAATTGAAGCGATAAAAGATTCTTATACCCTTTATTTTATAGATATATAAATAATAAAAAACAAAAAATTAACAAAAATAAAAAATAGAGAAAAATAATATTTTTATTCTTTTGAATTACATGTTTTCAAATTCGATTTTTTTATTATTTTTTTTCAAATTTTCTTGTAGAAATTTAAAAATGCTTTTTTGAAACTATTATAATTTTTAAAAAAAATTTAAATATATATTTTCTATTTTAAACATTTGTAAACACAACCTCTAAAATTTTCACCTTTAACTCTAAACACAATATCTACGGTTAGTTAACTCTTGATTTTAGTTACTCTTCGATAAAACCTTTTTTATGTCATTTTCTTCCTAAGGAATTCCTCTAAATGTACAACAACATTTTTTATATGCTCGAAGTTTTGAGCTTTAGACAAAGTTTGGAGCATCTATATTTGCTAACTGCATTTTATCTAAAATTCGTGTACAAAATCATACATAATAAAGTTATTCTTTCCATGTAGCCATAAACAAAAGATGACATGCATAGATAGACATTGTATAGGATGCACAGACTGGAAATCTACAAATGGCAGGTAAAAGGTTAAGATCTCGAAGAAGCGGAGTGCACTTAAGGGGATGAGCCATAGTCAACGTCAGTGTTCCACGAGCCTCTTCCATGTTAACCTCATCTCCTTCGATTTTCCAATCAAAACATTGCACCATGACTCCAATTGCGGTTTCTACAGAAAGATAAGCTAGATTTGATCCAGGACAGCCTCTCCTTCCGCTCCTGAAAGGAATATATTTCAGGACTTCCTCTTTCATTTCGTCCTCTTGATATGATCTTGAAGAAGGCAAAAACCTCTCAGGCTTAAACTCCTCGGGGTATTCCCAGACATCTGGATCCGTCATTACAGCATAGCAGTTAACAACAAGTTTTGTCTTCTCCAACGTATCAAAGCCTCCGATCTTACATCCTTCTTGGAAGGTCCTTAACACAAGAGGTACCGGTGGGTGTGATAGATTTATGATATAAGTAACTCAAAAACAATGTAATACTCTTCCGATTATCAATGAATCAATGTAATACAACTCGAGTGTGAATCGATCCAAGCTCTCATGACGAACTCAGAACAGATTCACCAGTCTCATAACGATTGTGTAGCTAAGACTCATATCGTCTTTCACGTACAACTTCAAGCTTAAGAAAATAAAAAATGAACTACACTCTTTATTTAACAACTAGCTTCACTCTTCTCCATAACGGCAAAGCCTCTAACGGATTCAAAAGTTTCGACTTCACTCATAACAGACTTCTAAACCGTTTCCAACGACTCCAGCCACGTCAGCTTCTACTTCTTTATTCTTCTTTCTCCGGAAGTAAGCTCTTTGATACCTATCAATACTCCCACCAACGAAACCCAGCTTGTCCTCAAGCTTAAAATCAGGAAAGCGTGAGACAAACTCTGCATACAACATCCACGAATTCTCCAAAGCCTCCTTATTAGCCCATTTCACCAAAAGTTCCAACTCGCCTGACGCGTTGTAACGTTTCTCCACAAGCTCCTCTGGTTCGAGCTCAAACAAAACATCCCCAATACAAACCGGTGGCAAGGCAACGCTATGATCCTTGCTTCCAAGAGCCTGTTTCAATTGAGACACATGAAACACATGATGTATCTTCAATTCTGATGGTAACTGTAACTTGTAAGCCACTTTTCCAATACGAGCTAAGACTTTATACGGTCCATAAAACTTGGCCGCAAGCTTCTGACAAAAACGAAGAATGACTGTTTGCTGGCGGTACGGACGTAACTTCCAAGTAAACCATCGATCCTACTTCAAACTCCACATCTCTGCGTGACTTATCTGCTTGTGCTTTCATAATATCTTGAGCGCGATGCAAATTCTCCTTCAGCCGTAGAAGCATCTCATCACGTTCTAGCAATGATCTTTCCAATTCAAAACTCTTGTCGATGACGTTTCATAATGAATAATAGGCGGAGGATCTCTTCCATATAAAACCTTGAAAGGAGTTGCCTGTAAGGACTTGTGATAACTTGTATTATACCATAATTCTGCCCAATCCAGATACTTGTTCCAAGTCCGTGGGTGAGCAGAAGAGAAACACCGCAGATATGTTTCTAAGCAACGGTTCAGAATTTCAGATTGACCGTCCGTTTGTGGATGAAAGGACGTGTTGTACTTCAACTGTGTGCCCGCTAAACGGAATGTTTCAGACCAGAATGAACTCAAGAATGTTTTATCTCTGTCAGACAGAATACTTTTTGGAAACCCGTGCAGCTTAACCACCTGAGAGACAAAACTGCGAGCCACATCCAAAGTTGTGAAATGATGTTTCAAACCCACAAAATGTGCATATTTTCTCAGTCGATCAATTATCACAAAGATGACATTCACGCCTCCAGACGTTGGCAATCCTTCAATGAAATCCATAGTGATGTCGTCCCACACTTGGTCTGGTACAAGAAGAGGTTGTAATAATCCTGCTGGAGACAACGTAGAGTGCTTGTGAGTTTGACATATCATACACTCTGCAACATACTCCTGAATCTGTTTAGACATTCCCCTCCAGAAGAAAGTACGTTGAACCCGCTTTAGTGTCTTAAAAACTCCCGAGTGACCTCCCAAAATAATATCATGAGCCTCGTGTAATATCAGGGAATGGAAAGAAAATTTCTTTGGTATCACCAATCTGTTCTTGAACCATAACTTCCCATCCAAAATATTATATTTTGAAGATTGTAACTCTCCTGACTGAATCTTTCTGATCATCTCTTGAATGGTCTTGTTCTCTGCAATCTCTTTAAACAAGTCCTCCCACTGCAGCACTGAAGGAGTTGTTAAAGATAGTATCAAAGATGATACTGACATACTGCAAGAAAGACCATCAGCTGCCTTATTCTCACACCCTGGTTTATAAGAGATCTCAAAATTAAACCCCAACAGCTTAATTAACCACTTCTGATATTCCAAATTGACTTCCTTCTGCTCCAAAAGATACTTGAGGCTTCTCTGATCCGTGTGTATTAGAAATCTTCTACCCATCAAATAATGTTTCCACTTCCTCACAGCCATAACAATTGCCATTAATTCTCTTTTGTAGGTTGGCTTAAGTTGTTCTCTTGGCGTTAAAGCATGACTGAAAAACACAATTGGGTTCTTGTTCTGCATCAAGACTGCTCCCAATCCGAATCTCGAAGCATCCGTCTCTACTACAAATGTTTGATTAAAATCCGGTAACACTAAGACTGGTGTTGTCACCATAGCATGCTTCAACTGACCAAACGCCACCTGAGACTCTCCTGACCAATGAAATTGATATTGTTTGAGCAAGTTAGTTAAAGGTCTTGCAATAGTACCATTGTGTCGAATGAATCTTCTATAATATCATGTCAACCCAAGAAAGCCTCTGAGGTTTTTGACTGTTGCAGGTGATGGCGACACATTCATAGCCTCGGTTTTTGATGGATCAGTTGCCACACCTTGTAATGATATCAAATGACCCAGATACTCTACTTGTGAAACTCCAAATGTACACTTCTTTTGATTCGCAAATAATCGTTTCTCCCTTAAGACCTGAAGAACCTCTCGTACATGCTCCACATGAGAAGCTTCATCCTTACTGTAGATCAGTATATCATCGAAGAAGACCAGTACAAAACGCCTTAAAAACGGTTTGAAAATCATGTTCATCAAAGCTTGAAACGTTGCTGGCGCGTTTATGAGGCCAAAGGGCATCACCCAGAACTCATAATGGCCTTCTACTGTTCTGAAAGCAGTCTTAGATGTCAGTCTCTGTCATTCTTATCTGATGATAGCCAGACCTTAGATCAAGTTTTGTAAACACTGCAGCTCCATGTAGCTCGTCTAGTAAATGATCAATTACCGGAATTGGATATTTATCCGGTACTGTCGCACGATTCAACGCCCTGTAATCAACACAGAAACGAAAGGAACCATCCTAATAACACAGGATTGGAGAAGGGGCTTGTACTAGGCTGGATAATCCCTGACGACAACATTTTTGTAACCATTTGTTCCATCACCATTTTACTAGCATGAGGGTATCGATAGGGTCTCACCGAAACTGCTGAGACACCTGGTACTAGTGTGATGGAGTGCTCTTTACCTCGTACAGGCGGCAGACCTGTTGGAATTGTGAACACATCCTTGTATTGTGTTTGAAATTTAGAGAGTTCTGAGGGTTTATCTGGAGTCGACGATGAGGCAGTAGAGTGAGCAAAGAGCACTTCTCTTCCTACTTTACTCACTGTACAGACTGGAGACAACGACTTGAAAGAAAATATTTGTGCCATGAAGGGATCTTTCTCCCAACAATGTCACTCTGTTTCCTTGATAGACAAAGGAAAGGACCTGCTCCTTCCAATCCACTTCACATTTGCCTAACGTTTCAAGCCACTGAATGCCAAGTATTACATCGACGTTTCCCAGTTCGAGAGAGATGAAGTCACTTGTGAAGTTGGTCTTGTTTAATTGGAAAATGACTGATCGGCAAACTCCCAATGCGTTCACAGTCACCCCATTTCCCAACATCACGTTCAAGTTATTATCCGCACAAACTTTTAGTCGTACCTTGTTCACAACTTCAGGTGATATGAAGTTGTGAGATGCTCCGCTATCGAGCATGACGATCACCTCTCCATTGTGATGTAACCACGCATCTTTGTTGTTCTTGGAGATTCAATACCCAAATATGCGTTTAGAGACAGGGTATGAAGGATCTGTTGTGCCTCCTCTCGCTCTTGTTCTTCTTCGAAAGGGTTCAGAACTTCCAATTCTAAGCCATTGATCACTGTAAGTACTCGTAATGATCGGTTTGGGCACTCAAATCTGTGTTGTGGAGTCCATGGATCTTGATATCTGAAGCAGACATTCTCCTTTCTCATTCGGTTGAGATCGTTATCAGAGAACTGTTGTCTTGGTCTGAGATTAGTCTTCTTAGTGCCCACGTTCTCCTTGTTAGCATCATTTTCTGTTTTCTGAGTCTCTCCATGTTTCTTTGCTACTTGATCCGCAGGACGGGGGTTGTACAATTGTCTATGTTGACCTCTTGTAAAGTCTCCCTTTCCCGCTAGCTGATCACTTTACAGAACGCGGTGCTTTGCATCTTTAGGACTGCCAGTTTATGATCCGTCAAACTCACTGGTTCCTTCATTCGTATGACCTCTTTCATTTCTGGTTTCATCCCGTAAAAAAACACCTTTATCAGATTCTTCTCATCGATTCCAGTAACCTGATTCCGCAATGCTTCAAACTCATTAACGTAGTCTACAATATCCCCCTCTTGTCTCAAGCAAAACAATTGTGCTGCTGGATCATTATCAATAGGTTCTCCAAATCTGTCCAACATTCTTTTGGTAAACCGATTCCAGCTTACAAATGGAAAACTGATAGTTTCCCCA is a genomic window containing:
- the LOC106304410 gene encoding uncharacterized protein At2g34160-like; amino-acid sequence: MEGITEGVNSMSLGVDTQKKSRIQVSHTKKPLFFYVNLAKRYMQQYSDVELSALGMAIATVVTVAEILKNNGFAVEKKIMTSTVDIKDDSRGRPVQKAKIEITLAKSEKFDELMAAANEEKEAAEAQEQS